A window from Streptomyces sp. NBC_00271 encodes these proteins:
- a CDS encoding HARBI1 family protein: MTTITYTSVLCVSRATAETLAKLLLEHRERLGTRKGTRALAPFKQSVLILRWFLDGTRLTQLARDNHISVPTAYRYLHEGLTVLADHAPDLSTALKRAASAGFTHLNLDGTVIRTDRVTALGPNKADLWWSGKHRHHGGNVQVISAPDGWPLWVSPVRPGREHDTPCARTHGLIAALNRLADTLDIPTLTDLGYQNAGASLRHPVKKPKGVELTDDAKAFNSVIRGVHGVAERANALLKVTFKALRRVSLDPKAITRITRAALVLLQMEHGRTS, encoded by the coding sequence TTGACCACTATCACCTACACCAGCGTGCTCTGTGTCAGCCGGGCCACTGCTGAGACCCTCGCGAAGCTGCTGCTCGAACACCGCGAGCGTCTCGGGACCCGCAAGGGCACCCGCGCCCTGGCGCCGTTCAAACAGAGCGTGTTGATCCTGCGCTGGTTCCTGGACGGTACCCGGCTGACTCAACTCGCCCGCGACAACCACATCTCCGTCCCGACGGCCTACCGCTACCTCCACGAAGGGCTGACCGTGCTCGCCGACCACGCCCCGGACCTGTCCACCGCACTGAAGCGCGCGGCCTCGGCCGGCTTTACACACCTCAACCTCGACGGCACCGTCATCCGTACCGATCGCGTCACCGCCCTCGGCCCGAACAAGGCCGACCTGTGGTGGTCGGGCAAGCACAGGCACCACGGCGGCAACGTCCAGGTCATTTCCGCACCCGACGGCTGGCCGCTCTGGGTCTCGCCAGTCCGGCCCGGCCGCGAGCACGACACCCCCTGCGCCCGTACCCACGGCCTGATCGCCGCCCTGAACCGGCTCGCCGACACCCTCGACATCCCCACCCTGACCGACCTCGGCTACCAGAACGCCGGGGCCAGCCTCCGCCACCCGGTCAAAAAGCCCAAGGGCGTCGAACTCACCGACGACGCCAAGGCGTTCAACTCCGTCATCCGAGGCGTCCACGGCGTGGCCGAACGCGCGAACGCCCTGCTCAAGGTGACCTTCAAGGCTCTGCGCAGGGTCAGCCTCGACCCCAAGGCGATCACCCGGATCACCCGCGCCGCCCTCGTCCTGCTCCAGATGGAGCACGGCCGCACCAGCTGA
- a CDS encoding helix-turn-helix domain-containing protein, producing the protein MLETVGLTADESEAYRLLVATGTASAQDISGRSALDVVTARRLLRALEHKGLASVAEDSPEWFTAVPPQVALMPRLQRHFDALEQTRAAVYELAETHRRSAWARSTGEAVEIITGAAALRQHLRQLQHGADREMMWFVKAQYVAMSPESNQEEFDALDRGVLYRALYEQAYFDDPDAVDYVVKGVCAGEVARAVPLLPLRMAIADRSVAILPLAASGTSRNPRELRAAVVRESSLLEALIALFEHHWEIGAPLRVTEEGQIGGAGTTDAASPVGEDRHLLSLMVAGMTDEAIAGQLRVSKRTVQRRIQGLMSMAGVATRMQLGWHAARRDWL; encoded by the coding sequence ATGCTGGAGACGGTGGGCCTGACGGCCGACGAGAGCGAGGCGTACCGCCTTCTGGTCGCCACCGGGACGGCGTCCGCTCAGGACATCTCCGGCCGCTCGGCCCTCGACGTCGTGACCGCGCGGCGGCTGCTGCGCGCGCTGGAGCACAAGGGCCTGGCGTCGGTGGCCGAGGACAGTCCCGAATGGTTCACGGCCGTGCCGCCGCAGGTGGCCCTCATGCCCCGGCTCCAACGCCACTTCGACGCCCTGGAACAGACCCGGGCCGCCGTCTACGAACTGGCGGAGACACACCGCCGCAGCGCATGGGCCCGGAGCACGGGCGAGGCCGTCGAGATCATCACCGGCGCTGCGGCGCTGCGCCAGCATCTGCGCCAGCTCCAGCACGGTGCCGACCGCGAGATGATGTGGTTCGTGAAGGCCCAGTACGTGGCCATGTCCCCGGAGAGCAATCAGGAGGAGTTCGACGCGCTGGACCGGGGCGTGCTCTACAGGGCCCTGTACGAGCAGGCGTACTTCGACGACCCCGACGCGGTGGACTACGTCGTCAAGGGCGTGTGCGCCGGAGAGGTCGCCCGGGCGGTGCCCCTCCTGCCGCTGCGGATGGCGATCGCCGACCGCTCGGTGGCCATCCTGCCGCTGGCTGCCTCGGGCACGTCCCGCAACCCCCGGGAATTGCGCGCCGCGGTGGTGCGGGAGAGCAGCCTGCTGGAGGCGCTCATCGCCCTGTTCGAACACCACTGGGAGATCGGTGCCCCGCTCCGGGTGACCGAGGAGGGCCAGATCGGCGGCGCCGGCACCACGGATGCCGCCTCGCCGGTAGGGGAGGACCGGCACCTGCTCTCCCTGATGGTCGCCGGCATGACGGACGAGGCGATAGCCGGACAGCTGCGGGTCAGCAAGCGCACCGTCCAGCGGCGCATCCAGGGCCTGATGAGCATGGCGGGCGTCGCGACCCGTATGCAGCTGGGCTGGCACGCGGCCCGCCGTGACTGGCTCTGA
- a CDS encoding LysR family transcriptional regulator, with protein sequence MDIDTRQLRYFAAVVEEGNLTRAAERLYISQPALTKQIRQLEAQLGVDLFVRSRAGMAPTEAGEALAAHAGAVLTAWERALSVTRGATTRAARTLRVGFVASAANERTQLIIADFARRRPGWRVQMRQTEWTDPTAGLAAGEVDVALLRLPVPAQSDFDVEVLLTEPRWIALPAGHRLAGEDRIRFQDLYDEPFVATPAESGEWRDYWLAADEREGHPVRIGAVAHHPDEWLNAIAHGQGISLTPEATARFYQRPDVVYRPVTGVSPSQIGVARPHTQLVDDAVDAFILSCRAVCSDTASQAPA encoded by the coding sequence ATGGATATCGACACCCGTCAGTTGAGGTACTTCGCCGCGGTGGTCGAGGAAGGCAACCTCACGCGGGCTGCCGAGCGTCTGTACATCTCGCAGCCCGCGCTGACGAAGCAGATCCGGCAGCTGGAAGCCCAGCTGGGAGTGGACCTGTTCGTCCGTTCCCGCGCAGGGATGGCCCCCACCGAGGCTGGTGAGGCTCTGGCCGCCCACGCCGGCGCCGTGCTAACCGCTTGGGAGCGTGCGCTGAGCGTCACCCGGGGCGCCACGACCCGGGCCGCACGCACGCTACGGGTCGGCTTCGTGGCCAGCGCCGCCAATGAGCGCACCCAGCTGATCATCGCCGACTTCGCCCGGCGGCGCCCCGGCTGGCGGGTCCAGATGCGGCAGACCGAATGGACCGACCCCACCGCCGGGTTGGCCGCCGGTGAGGTCGACGTGGCGCTGCTGCGCCTGCCAGTGCCAGCGCAGAGCGACTTCGACGTCGAGGTGCTGCTGACCGAGCCACGCTGGATCGCCCTGCCTGCGGGGCATCGCCTCGCAGGGGAGGACCGGATCCGGTTCCAGGATCTGTACGACGAACCGTTCGTGGCGACCCCCGCCGAGTCAGGGGAGTGGCGCGACTACTGGCTCGCGGCCGACGAGCGCGAGGGCCACCCTGTGCGTATCGGCGCGGTCGCGCACCACCCCGATGAATGGCTCAACGCGATCGCCCACGGCCAGGGCATCAGCCTCACTCCCGAGGCGACCGCCCGCTTCTACCAGCGCCCGGATGTCGTCTACCGGCCCGTGACGGGCGTCAGTCCCAGCCAGATCGGTGTCGCCCGGCCGCACACCCAACTGGTTGACGACGCCGTCGACGCCTTCATCCTTAGCTGCCGTGCCGTATGCAGCGACACTGCCTCGCAGGCACCGGCCTGA
- a CDS encoding VOC family protein, which produces MPLQMKLGAITLDCPDPLALAAFYQQATGLEPHPKSNADFAGLNREDGLFIGFQRVDDYRAPSWPDQTVPQQLHICFNIEIEDDLGEAEAQLLELGAGKPDHQPHDEARARVFTDPAGHPFCLVRR; this is translated from the coding sequence ATGCCTCTGCAGATGAAGTTGGGTGCGATAACACTCGATTGCCCTGATCCGCTGGCTCTGGCCGCGTTCTATCAGCAGGCCACCGGCCTCGAACCTCACCCGAAGTCGAACGCCGACTTCGCCGGTCTCAACCGTGAGGACGGACTCTTCATCGGCTTTCAGCGGGTCGACGACTACCGAGCTCCGAGCTGGCCCGACCAAACCGTTCCGCAGCAGCTTCACATCTGCTTCAACATCGAGATCGAGGACGACCTGGGCGAGGCCGAGGCCCAACTGCTGGAGCTGGGTGCGGGCAAGCCGGATCACCAGCCTCATGATGAGGCCAGGGCGCGGGTCTTCACTGATCCGGCTGGGCATCCCTTCTGCCTGGTCAGACGCTGA
- a CDS encoding short chain dehydrogenase, translating into MKIIVIGATGTIGRAVADALETEHEVIRAARDSSPRVDLEIPASIDTLFDTVGKVDAVICCAASGQLTPLTSPSDDEFTLGLKGKLLGQVKLLSRALDHVRDGGSITLTSGIFQEPTPGSSFGALVNAGLEAFVRAAAIEMPRGVRVNVVSPGWVKETLEKLGMDNSGGTPLSDVAHTYMEVVTGEVQGQTLTPLLR; encoded by the coding sequence ATGAAAATCATTGTGATCGGAGCAACCGGCACCATCGGCCGTGCGGTCGCAGACGCGCTGGAGACCGAACATGAGGTGATACGGGCTGCACGCGACAGCAGCCCACGGGTCGACCTGGAGATACCGGCCTCCATCGACACCCTTTTCGACACCGTCGGCAAGGTGGACGCGGTCATCTGCTGCGCGGCCAGCGGTCAGCTGACTCCGCTCACATCCCCTTCCGACGACGAGTTCACTCTGGGTCTGAAAGGCAAGCTGCTGGGACAGGTGAAGCTGCTAAGCCGGGCCCTGGACCACGTGCGGGACGGCGGGTCCATCACGCTCACCAGCGGAATCTTCCAAGAGCCCACGCCAGGCAGCTCGTTCGGCGCTCTGGTCAATGCCGGACTGGAGGCATTCGTCCGGGCGGCAGCCATCGAAATGCCCCGCGGGGTAAGGGTGAACGTCGTCAGCCCAGGGTGGGTAAAGGAGACGCTCGAAAAACTCGGTATGGACAACAGTGGAGGCACGCCGTTGAGCGACGTCGCCCACACCTACATGGAAGTTGTCACAGGAGAGGTGCAGGGACAGACCTTGACCCCTCTCCTCCGCTGA
- a CDS encoding winged helix-turn-helix transcriptional regulator: MTTLIDPRDMAGRPCSLAAALQIIGDRWALPAIREVMLGNHRFRQIARNTGAPTDRLAARLKALVESGVLERRPLPDDARYSGYYLTEAGRDLGAITRELIGWGDRWVVTAPPARIRHRDHDLVTHTVCETCGERVHGEDVHRDDLVPGWDQSGPVTTP, translated from the coding sequence GTGACCACGCTTATCGACCCCCGGGACATGGCGGGGCGCCCCTGCTCCCTCGCCGCGGCCCTCCAGATCATCGGTGACCGCTGGGCCCTGCCGGCGATCCGCGAGGTCATGCTCGGCAACCACCGCTTCCGGCAGATCGCCAGAAACACCGGCGCTCCCACGGACCGGCTCGCCGCGCGCCTGAAGGCGCTGGTGGAGAGCGGCGTCCTCGAACGGCGCCCGCTGCCGGACGATGCCCGCTACAGCGGCTACTACCTGACGGAGGCCGGGCGCGACCTGGGGGCCATCACCCGCGAGCTGATCGGCTGGGGCGACCGCTGGGTCGTCACCGCACCGCCCGCCCGGATCCGGCACCGGGATCACGACCTCGTCACCCACACGGTGTGCGAGACCTGCGGCGAGCGGGTCCATGGCGAAGATGTCCACCGGGACGACCTCGTGCCCGGCTGGGACCAGTCGGGCCCGGTGACGACCCCGTAG
- a CDS encoding nuclear transport factor 2 family protein yields MTTSEAVSDPKAEAINHFFSAYAANDVKAMSVVLAPDIEWTIPGHHPLSGTKHGVDEVVSFFDQLGKAGFQAEPVFLGSNGEYVVDIHRGWTTQGVGQVDTMWALVWHFDADGQVDRVVNLSGDQHQMDNYVWANFPLAPLPARLAR; encoded by the coding sequence ATGACGACGAGTGAAGCCGTGTCCGACCCCAAGGCCGAGGCCATCAACCACTTCTTCTCCGCCTACGCCGCCAACGACGTCAAAGCGATGAGCGTGGTCCTGGCTCCGGACATCGAGTGGACCATCCCGGGCCACCACCCTCTGTCGGGCACCAAGCACGGAGTCGACGAAGTGGTCAGCTTCTTCGACCAGCTCGGCAAGGCGGGCTTCCAGGCCGAACCCGTGTTTCTCGGCAGCAACGGCGAGTACGTCGTCGACATCCACCGAGGCTGGACGACTCAGGGCGTGGGCCAGGTCGACACGATGTGGGCACTGGTATGGCACTTCGACGCCGACGGCCAGGTCGATCGAGTGGTCAACCTCAGCGGCGACCAGCACCAGATGGACAACTACGTCTGGGCCAACTTCCCGCTGGCCCCCCTTCCAGCCCGCCTCGCCCGATGA
- a CDS encoding S8 family peptidase → MNNRWRPGIRPPRPRHTAAAAALVALVAGLTAAPGAAQDLGPHTGRTEAAAQTGAARTQIISRQQLTLITGDRVTLETDTSGKQSVSVEPAEGRERVAFIKRQAGRDWTVIPADTLPLLATGRLDKALFNVSALVRGKYAQRSSLPLIVEYAGDAGTARRQLTAAGADTVRPIGGTPFATLGEHRADAAGFWKGIAPGRTDATSFGAGVRRVWLDGHSRIQLDSTVPRIGAPHAWEKGYTGTGVKVAVLDTGYDPNHPDLKGLVTESANFTTEPNTDDLNGHGTHVTSTVAGSGAASDGTYKGVAPGVRILSGKVCTADGNCDNSDIVEGLAWAAQHGAKVINLSLGDTDTPETDALEAMVDTVTRDYGTLVVAAAGNSGPGKVSSPASDDRALAVGAAEEDDDLAGFSSVGPRVGDSGLKPDVIAPGVNVVAARAGGTTADDGYVAMSGTSMATPHVTGAAAILFQQHPDWTAEQVKRQLMQSATGAKEHGAYFQGAGRVDVARAVDQDVTADTTALDFGQIRWTDGKRPPVTKTITYRNPGAAPVTLQLKDNPSSGKKDVPAPAGLFRLSADTVTVPAHGTAAVTLTATPEATTTYAAYSGVVTASTADDQVSVRVPFGMDVEQPSYDLRIDMKSRTGGAPDNAYLLVNSADGKAYEVEALGKSSTVVRLPRDTYSVSGFYFDASFTEGTIVGVPKVVMSADRQVTIDARTAKPVTVSAPSRSARIMSAEIGTISMADQLLSVTMYNAIGTDHIDGVYAVPTAQYKDSKFTYLVTSVWGDPAGADGNPASVYYLTRPVHGAIPADPAYNPRKSELARVNTTFAATTPGTTATRIVWTYVDNVRFSGRAMEGIPVPARRVDYFSAADGLRWQTAFDQNSFLDPNAHGQSYLSDLHGYRAGSQVEERWNGGIQAVGLSSQMAAFREGDTMFRPFQSAANGNLDLVADTTSGLPEVKLWRNGELVSQDWSMSDVPADATPADYRLTVEHHRDMAPSSVSTSVRAEWRFRSQTTATRQALPLYAVRMSPKLDEWNRAEAGRKLDIPVLIQRTAGAPASPIRVFTTEVSFDEGKTWQSVRVEGSGMERTVTVEHPRRAAGGSVSLRVHVEDAAGNSFKETVIKGYLLK, encoded by the coding sequence ATGAACAACAGGTGGCGCCCCGGGATCCGCCCTCCCCGGCCTCGGCATACGGCGGCGGCCGCCGCCCTCGTGGCGCTCGTGGCCGGTCTGACCGCCGCCCCCGGCGCCGCTCAGGACCTCGGCCCACACACCGGGCGAACGGAAGCCGCCGCGCAGACCGGAGCGGCCCGGACGCAGATCATCTCCCGGCAGCAGCTCACCCTGATCACCGGCGACCGCGTCACGCTGGAGACGGACACCTCGGGCAAGCAGAGTGTGTCGGTCGAGCCCGCCGAGGGCCGCGAACGAGTCGCGTTCATCAAGCGCCAGGCCGGTCGCGACTGGACGGTCATACCCGCCGACACGCTCCCGCTGCTCGCGACGGGCCGCCTCGACAAGGCGCTGTTCAACGTCTCCGCCCTGGTCCGGGGCAAGTACGCGCAGCGGTCGAGCCTGCCGCTGATCGTCGAATACGCCGGTGACGCGGGCACCGCCCGGCGACAGCTGACCGCCGCCGGCGCCGACACCGTCCGCCCCATCGGCGGGACCCCCTTCGCGACCCTCGGCGAACACCGCGCGGACGCCGCAGGGTTCTGGAAGGGCATCGCCCCCGGCCGGACGGACGCCACGTCCTTCGGAGCGGGTGTGCGCCGGGTCTGGCTGGACGGCCACTCCAGGATCCAGCTCGACAGCACGGTGCCGCGCATCGGCGCCCCGCACGCCTGGGAGAAGGGCTACACCGGCACCGGCGTCAAGGTCGCCGTGCTCGACACCGGTTACGACCCCAACCACCCGGACCTCAAGGGCCTCGTCACCGAGTCCGCGAACTTCACCACCGAGCCGAACACCGACGACCTGAACGGCCACGGCACCCACGTGACCTCCACGGTGGCCGGTTCCGGCGCGGCCTCCGACGGCACGTACAAGGGTGTGGCACCCGGTGTGCGGATCCTCTCCGGCAAGGTGTGTACCGCGGACGGCAACTGCGACAACTCCGACATCGTGGAGGGACTGGCCTGGGCCGCCCAGCACGGAGCCAAGGTGATCAACCTCAGCCTGGGCGACACGGACACACCGGAGACCGACGCCCTCGAGGCCATGGTCGACACCGTGACCCGTGACTACGGCACGCTGGTCGTGGCCGCGGCCGGCAACAGCGGTCCCGGCAAGGTCTCCTCGCCCGCCTCCGACGACCGGGCGCTGGCCGTCGGCGCGGCCGAGGAGGACGACGACCTCGCCGGCTTCAGCTCGGTCGGCCCGCGGGTGGGCGACTCCGGCCTCAAGCCGGACGTCATCGCACCCGGCGTCAACGTCGTCGCCGCGAGGGCGGGCGGCACCACCGCCGACGACGGCTATGTCGCGATGAGCGGCACGTCCATGGCCACGCCCCATGTGACCGGAGCCGCCGCCATCCTGTTCCAGCAGCATCCCGACTGGACGGCGGAGCAGGTCAAGCGCCAGCTGATGCAGTCGGCGACCGGCGCCAAGGAGCACGGCGCCTACTTCCAGGGCGCCGGACGTGTCGACGTCGCCCGGGCGGTCGACCAGGACGTCACCGCCGACACCACCGCACTGGACTTCGGGCAGATCCGCTGGACGGACGGCAAGCGGCCTCCGGTGACCAAGACCATCACCTACCGCAACCCGGGCGCCGCGCCGGTCACCCTTCAGCTGAAGGACAACCCGAGCAGCGGGAAGAAGGACGTGCCCGCTCCCGCCGGCCTGTTCCGGCTCAGCGCCGACACCGTCACCGTGCCCGCGCACGGAACCGCGGCGGTCACCCTCACCGCGACCCCGGAAGCCACCACGACGTACGCCGCGTACAGCGGTGTGGTGACCGCGAGCACCGCGGACGACCAGGTGTCGGTGCGCGTCCCGTTCGGCATGGACGTCGAGCAGCCGTCCTACGACCTGCGCATCGACATGAAGAGCCGTACGGGCGGGGCCCCCGACAACGCCTACCTGCTGGTCAACTCGGCCGACGGCAAGGCGTACGAGGTCGAGGCGCTCGGCAAGAGCAGCACGGTGGTGCGACTGCCGAGGGACACCTACTCGGTGAGCGGCTTCTACTTCGACGCCTCCTTCACCGAGGGCACCATCGTCGGCGTGCCGAAGGTCGTGATGAGCGCCGACCGGCAGGTGACCATCGACGCCCGCACGGCGAAGCCCGTCACGGTGTCGGCACCGAGCCGCTCCGCGCGCATCATGTCGGCCGAGATCGGCACGATCAGCATGGCCGACCAGCTGCTCTCGGTCACCATGTACAACGCGATCGGCACGGACCACATCGACGGCGTGTACGCGGTGCCGACGGCCCAGTACAAGGACTCGAAGTTCACCTACCTCGTCACCAGCGTCTGGGGCGACCCGGCCGGCGCGGACGGAAACCCCGCCTCGGTCTACTACCTCACGCGACCGGTACACGGCGCCATCCCGGCGGACCCCGCCTACAACCCCCGCAAGTCGGAGCTGGCCCGGGTGAACACCACGTTCGCCGCGACCACGCCCGGCACCACGGCCACGCGCATCGTGTGGACGTACGTCGACAACGTCCGCTTCAGCGGGCGAGCGATGGAGGGAATTCCGGTCCCGGCCCGGCGCGTCGACTACTTCTCGGCGGCCGACGGCCTGCGCTGGCAGACGGCCTTCGACCAGAACAGCTTCCTCGACCCCAACGCGCACGGGCAGAGCTACCTGAGCGACCTGCACGGCTACCGGGCCGGCTCCCAGGTCGAGGAGCGCTGGAACGGCGGGATCCAGGCCGTGGGCCTCTCCTCCCAGATGGCCGCCTTCCGTGAGGGCGACACGATGTTCCGGCCCTTCCAGTCGGCCGCCAACGGCAACCTCGACCTGGTGGCCGACACCACGTCCGGCCTGCCCGAGGTGAAGCTGTGGCGCAACGGCGAGCTGGTCTCCCAGGACTGGAGCATGAGCGACGTCCCGGCCGACGCCACCCCCGCCGACTACCGTCTGACGGTCGAGCACCACCGTGACATGGCCCCCAGCTCCGTCTCCACGAGTGTGCGGGCGGAATGGCGGTTCCGGTCGCAGACCACGGCGACCCGGCAGGCGCTGCCGCTGTACGCGGTCCGTATGTCGCCGAAGTTGGACGAGTGGAACCGGGCCGAGGCCGGCCGCAAGCTCGACATCCCGGTCCTGATCCAGCGGACGGCCGGCGCCCCGGCGTCGCCCATCCGCGTCTTCACCACCGAGGTCTCCTTCGACGAGGGGAAGACCTGGCAGTCGGTGCGGGTCGAAGGCTCCGGCATGGAGCGCACCGTGACGGTGGAGCACCCGCGCCGCGCCGCGGGCGGCTCGGTCAGCCTGCGCGTCCACGTCGAGGACGCGGCGGGCAACTCCTTCAAGGAGACCGTCATCAAGGGCTACCTGCTCAAGTAG
- a CDS encoding VOC family protein — translation MTSRFTELTVDCHDPEMLAAFWCEVLDFKVIDRSEGKVEIGSWVPTIEDVRARQMPPTLQFIQVPEGKTVKNRLHLDVSPIDGSTEDEVTRLLGLGATTTDVGQGSDRNWVVMADPEGNEFDVLRTLAPQN, via the coding sequence ATGACAAGTAGGTTCACCGAGTTGACCGTTGACTGCCACGATCCGGAGATGCTCGCGGCCTTCTGGTGCGAGGTCTTGGACTTCAAGGTGATCGACCGGAGCGAGGGCAAGGTCGAGATCGGCTCCTGGGTTCCGACCATCGAGGATGTTCGGGCCCGCCAGATGCCGCCCACCCTGCAGTTCATCCAGGTACCCGAGGGCAAGACCGTGAAGAACCGGCTTCACCTCGACGTCAGCCCGATCGACGGCAGCACCGAGGACGAGGTGACCAGATTGCTCGGCCTCGGCGCCACCACGACGGATGTAGGCCAGGGCTCAGACCGAAACTGGGTAGTCATGGCAGACCCCGAGGGCAACGAGTTCGACGTCCTGCGCACCCTGGCACCGCAGAACTAA
- a CDS encoding MFS transporter, whose protein sequence is MSTLLRFSKHPRTAAAVVLVAVFMTNLDLLIVNVALPAMGEDFSGGGGAADLGSLSWVLNAYAITFAALLVVAGRAGDRIGQRPVFLAGIAVFTLASLGCALAPNLGTLIVARVVQAVGASAQIPTSLALLLAAVPAERRTQATRGWAGVGGLAAAAGPVAGGLLTEVDWRWVFAVNLPIGIAALVVGRSALPKPAARETGPLPDLLGALLVIVSIASLSGALVQAPDQGWTSGETLLLLAVAVIGGAAFVLRSLRHPRPLFELDLLRLPRFGAANAGSLLFGVAFAIMLLSNVLWCQEVWHWSALRTGLALAPGPALVPVVTVLTTRAAQRFGQGPLIAAGGVLFAGGMVWFAIFASVTPDYVSELLPSQLLTGAGVGLALGTLVAAGVHAVPGHRAATGSALVNSVRQISATIGVAVLVAVVGSHVDATSHHDFRVVWYTAAALSLVTSAVGAQLSRGRGQGPERTGPVAPKEAEATGLALPQTP, encoded by the coding sequence ATGTCCACGCTGCTTCGGTTTTCAAAGCACCCTCGGACGGCCGCCGCAGTCGTCCTGGTGGCCGTCTTCATGACCAACCTGGATCTGCTGATCGTCAACGTCGCGCTGCCCGCCATGGGAGAGGACTTCTCCGGAGGCGGCGGCGCGGCGGACCTCGGATCGCTGTCCTGGGTCCTCAACGCCTACGCGATCACCTTCGCCGCGCTGCTGGTGGTGGCCGGGCGTGCCGGTGACCGCATAGGGCAGCGGCCGGTCTTCCTCGCCGGGATCGCCGTCTTCACGCTCGCGTCGCTGGGCTGTGCCCTGGCCCCGAACCTGGGAACCCTCATCGTGGCCCGGGTGGTGCAGGCCGTAGGGGCGTCGGCCCAGATCCCGACCTCCCTGGCCCTGCTGCTGGCGGCGGTGCCGGCCGAGCGCCGCACCCAAGCCACCCGCGGCTGGGCCGGGGTCGGCGGACTCGCCGCGGCCGCCGGGCCCGTCGCCGGTGGCCTGCTGACCGAGGTGGACTGGCGGTGGGTCTTCGCCGTCAACTTGCCCATCGGCATCGCGGCGCTCGTCGTCGGCCGATCCGCGCTGCCGAAGCCGGCCGCGCGGGAGACCGGGCCGCTGCCCGACCTCCTCGGCGCCCTGCTGGTCATCGTCTCGATCGCGTCGCTGTCCGGGGCGCTGGTGCAGGCACCCGACCAGGGCTGGACGAGCGGCGAGACCCTACTGCTGCTGGCTGTCGCCGTGATTGGCGGCGCCGCGTTCGTGCTCCGGTCCCTGCGGCACCCCCGTCCGCTGTTCGAGCTGGACCTGCTGCGGTTGCCGCGCTTCGGTGCGGCGAACGCGGGCAGCCTCCTGTTCGGCGTGGCCTTCGCGATCATGCTGCTGTCGAACGTGCTGTGGTGTCAGGAGGTCTGGCACTGGAGCGCGCTGCGCACCGGTCTCGCTCTGGCCCCCGGCCCCGCGCTCGTGCCCGTCGTCACCGTGCTGACCACCCGCGCCGCGCAGCGCTTTGGGCAGGGACCGCTGATCGCGGCGGGCGGCGTGCTGTTCGCCGGTGGCATGGTCTGGTTCGCGATCTTCGCGTCGGTCACACCGGACTACGTGAGTGAGCTGCTGCCCAGCCAGCTGCTGACCGGTGCGGGAGTGGGCCTGGCCCTGGGCACACTGGTGGCCGCCGGCGTGCACGCGGTACCGGGACACCGTGCGGCGACCGGTTCGGCGCTGGTCAACTCAGTGCGCCAGATCTCGGCCACGATCGGCGTCGCCGTCCTGGTCGCGGTCGTCGGCTCCCATGTCGACGCCACCTCGCACCACGACTTCCGGGTCGTCTGGTACACGGCCGCGGCGCTGAGCCTGGTGACCTCGGCGGTCGGGGCGCAGCTCAGCCGAGGGCGGGGCCAGGGCCCCGAGCGGACGGGACCCGTCGCGCCGAAGGAAGCCGAGGCGACGGGGCTGGCTCTGCCGCAGACACCCTGA